The proteins below are encoded in one region of Nitrospira sp.:
- the gltB gene encoding glutamate synthase produces the protein MNIPGLPPAQGLYDPAQEKDSCGIGFVVNMKGQKSHEIVQKGLQVLENLTHRGAQGCDPCTGDGAGILLQVPHEFFKRACTDVHIKLPEAGEYGVGMLFMPTQEESRKQCETLVDRTIAAEGTKLLGWRDVPVKSDAIGPLARRTEPAMRQVFIARGMLNEMEFERKLYVIRKQVERAVRESAIPQRDYFYVVSLSASTIVYKGLLLPEQMGLYYQDLVDPSVTSSLALVHSRFSTNTFPTWPLAHPYRYTCHNGEINTLKGNVNWMRARQGRLHSEAFGKDLEKLYPIVYDKQSDSACLDNALEFLVLGGRSLPHAMMMLIPEPWVGNPHMGLDRRGFYEYHAAMMEPWDGPAAVCFTDGKMIGATLDRNGLRPCRYQVTNDDVVTLSSEAGVLPAEAKDIRLKGRLQPGRMFLVDTVQGRIIADEEAKADIVGRRPYRQWVTEYRVSLDELPDPISVPQPDHPTLRQRQQTFGYTIEELKMVITPMVVNGEEAVSSMGTDTPLAVLSDRPQLLFKYFRQLFAQVTNPPIDPIREELVMSLVTSIGPKPNLMVEQPESCRRIRVKQPILTNADLQKIREIEDPNFTSKTLRMLFPVAEGPDGLGGAVEELCRQASQAIRDGYKFLILSDRGVNEEWAPIPSLLAISAVHHHLVREATRTEVGLVVETGEPRDVHHFACLIGYGAGTVNPYLVFETLVDLERDGYLPEGLDAPTAEAKFIKAVNKGLLKIFSKMGISTVQSYCGAQIFEAIGLNSDLINRYFTGTPSRVQGIGTREIGEEVLRRHRQAYQPVAMPQLEFGGEIHYRAQGEHHNWNPDTIYKLQHAARLNNAKSYEEFAALVNDESKRRSNLRGLLDFKFAETPVPLDEVEPAKEIVKRFNTGAMSFGSISAEAHETLAIAMNRLGGRSNTGEGGEDPERFTPLPNGDSKNSYIKQVASGRFGVTAHYLANARELQIKMAQGAKPGEGGQLPGHKVDDNIARLRFSTPGVQLISPPPHHDIYSIEDLAQLIFDLKNSNPDATVSVKLVSEVGVGTVAAGVSKAHADKVLISGDSGGTGASPLSSIKYAGIPWELGLAETHQTLVLNDLRGRIKVETDGQLKTGRDVVIAALLGAEEFGFSTAPLIVEGCIMMRKCHLNTCPVGIATQDPELRKKFTGSPDHVVNYFFFVAEEIRGLMAKLGVRTFNELIGRVDKLKIQKAVDHWKAKGLDLAPLLAKPDVPDEVPRYCVQKQDHGIATILDVKLIELCRPAIEKGENVTLDLPIRNVNRTTGTMLSSQVAKKYGAAGLPPDTITIRFKGSAGQSFGAFLSSGITLHLEGESNDYLGKGLSGGKIIVVPPKGCTYVPEDTILIGNTSLYGATSGECYFYGRAGERFAVRNSGARAVIEGTGDHGCEYMTGGVVVVLGTTGRNFAAGMSGGVAFVYNGDGKFESRCNLGMVELESVTLAEDKTLLKGMVQSYLTHTGSRRAKKLLDNWNAELPKFAKVMPVDYKRVLAARKAAAAKVVGTAKK, from the coding sequence ATGAACATCCCCGGTCTTCCACCCGCGCAAGGGCTCTACGATCCCGCACAGGAAAAAGACAGCTGCGGCATCGGATTCGTCGTCAACATGAAAGGACAGAAGTCGCACGAGATCGTGCAGAAGGGGCTGCAGGTTCTCGAAAACCTGACGCACCGGGGCGCGCAAGGGTGCGACCCCTGCACCGGTGACGGAGCCGGGATTCTCCTGCAGGTGCCGCACGAGTTCTTCAAACGTGCCTGCACCGACGTGCACATCAAGCTTCCAGAGGCCGGTGAATACGGTGTCGGCATGTTGTTCATGCCGACCCAGGAGGAATCTCGGAAACAGTGTGAAACCCTTGTCGACCGGACCATCGCCGCCGAGGGAACCAAACTGCTTGGCTGGCGGGACGTTCCGGTGAAAAGCGATGCCATCGGGCCGCTCGCCCGTCGCACCGAGCCCGCGATGCGACAGGTGTTCATCGCCCGCGGCATGTTGAACGAGATGGAGTTCGAGCGAAAGCTCTATGTGATTCGCAAGCAGGTGGAGCGCGCCGTCCGGGAATCGGCTATTCCGCAACGCGACTATTTCTACGTGGTCAGCCTCTCGGCCAGCACCATCGTCTACAAGGGACTGCTGCTGCCCGAACAGATGGGGTTGTACTACCAGGATCTGGTGGATCCCAGCGTGACCAGCTCGCTGGCGCTCGTCCATTCACGATTCAGCACCAACACGTTTCCTACGTGGCCGCTGGCGCATCCCTATCGCTACACATGTCACAACGGGGAGATCAACACGCTCAAGGGGAACGTCAATTGGATGCGGGCTCGGCAGGGACGGCTGCACTCGGAGGCGTTCGGCAAAGATCTCGAAAAGCTCTACCCCATTGTGTATGACAAGCAGAGCGACTCGGCCTGCCTCGACAATGCGCTGGAGTTTCTCGTGTTGGGCGGCCGCTCGCTGCCGCATGCGATGATGATGCTGATCCCGGAGCCTTGGGTCGGCAATCCGCACATGGGCTTGGATCGGCGCGGTTTTTACGAATATCACGCGGCGATGATGGAGCCGTGGGATGGTCCGGCGGCCGTGTGTTTCACCGACGGGAAGATGATCGGGGCCACGCTGGATCGCAACGGGCTGCGTCCCTGCCGGTATCAAGTGACCAACGACGACGTCGTGACGCTGTCGTCCGAGGCGGGCGTGCTGCCGGCCGAAGCGAAAGACATTCGTCTCAAGGGCCGGCTCCAGCCGGGCCGCATGTTTTTGGTCGATACCGTCCAGGGCCGGATCATCGCCGATGAGGAAGCCAAGGCCGACATCGTCGGGCGCAGACCCTATCGCCAATGGGTCACCGAGTACCGGGTGTCGCTGGACGAACTGCCCGATCCCATCAGCGTCCCGCAGCCGGATCATCCGACGCTCCGCCAGCGGCAGCAGACGTTCGGCTATACCATCGAAGAGCTCAAGATGGTGATCACGCCGATGGTCGTGAACGGCGAGGAGGCGGTGTCGTCGATGGGAACGGATACGCCGCTGGCGGTGTTGTCCGATCGGCCGCAACTGCTCTTCAAGTATTTCCGGCAACTCTTCGCGCAGGTGACCAATCCGCCGATCGATCCGATTCGGGAAGAACTGGTCATGTCCCTCGTGACGAGCATCGGGCCGAAGCCGAATTTGATGGTCGAACAGCCGGAATCCTGCCGCCGGATCCGCGTGAAGCAGCCGATTCTGACGAACGCGGATTTGCAGAAAATTCGGGAAATCGAAGACCCCAATTTCACCAGCAAGACGCTCAGAATGCTCTTCCCGGTTGCCGAAGGCCCGGACGGGTTGGGCGGGGCCGTCGAGGAACTGTGCCGGCAGGCGTCGCAGGCGATTCGGGACGGATACAAATTTCTCATTCTCAGCGATCGTGGAGTGAACGAAGAATGGGCGCCGATTCCGAGCTTGCTCGCGATTTCGGCCGTGCATCACCATCTGGTTCGGGAGGCCACGCGCACCGAGGTGGGCCTGGTCGTCGAAACCGGCGAGCCGCGGGACGTGCATCATTTTGCATGCCTCATCGGATACGGCGCCGGCACGGTCAATCCCTATCTGGTCTTCGAAACGCTCGTCGACCTGGAGCGCGACGGTTACCTGCCGGAGGGGTTGGATGCGCCCACCGCGGAGGCGAAATTCATCAAGGCTGTGAACAAGGGCCTGTTGAAAATCTTCTCCAAGATGGGCATTTCGACGGTGCAGTCCTATTGTGGCGCGCAAATCTTCGAAGCCATCGGGTTGAACAGCGACCTCATTAATCGATACTTCACGGGGACGCCTTCCCGTGTTCAAGGTATCGGAACGCGCGAAATCGGCGAGGAGGTTCTCCGCCGCCATCGCCAGGCCTACCAGCCGGTGGCGATGCCGCAATTGGAGTTCGGGGGGGAAATCCACTACCGGGCCCAAGGGGAACATCATAATTGGAATCCGGACACCATCTACAAGCTGCAGCACGCCGCGCGTCTCAACAATGCGAAGAGCTACGAGGAATTTGCGGCCCTGGTCAACGATGAGAGTAAGCGGCGGTCCAATCTCCGGGGGTTGCTGGACTTCAAGTTTGCGGAGACGCCCGTGCCGCTCGACGAAGTGGAGCCCGCCAAGGAGATCGTGAAACGGTTCAACACCGGAGCGATGTCGTTCGGGTCGATCAGCGCGGAAGCCCACGAAACGCTCGCCATCGCCATGAACCGATTGGGCGGCCGCAGCAACACCGGCGAGGGCGGCGAGGACCCGGAACGGTTCACACCCTTACCCAACGGCGATTCGAAAAACTCCTACATCAAACAGGTTGCCTCCGGGCGGTTCGGCGTCACCGCGCATTACCTGGCCAATGCGCGCGAATTGCAGATTAAAATGGCGCAGGGCGCCAAGCCGGGTGAGGGCGGCCAATTGCCGGGTCACAAGGTGGATGACAACATCGCGCGGCTGCGCTTTTCAACGCCGGGGGTGCAGCTCATCTCCCCACCGCCGCACCACGACATTTACTCCATCGAAGACCTGGCCCAGTTGATCTTCGACCTGAAGAACTCGAATCCCGATGCGACCGTTTCGGTCAAGCTGGTGTCCGAGGTGGGCGTCGGCACGGTGGCCGCGGGCGTGTCAAAGGCCCATGCCGATAAGGTGCTCATCAGCGGCGATTCGGGTGGGACGGGGGCCTCGCCGCTGTCGTCCATCAAGTATGCGGGGATTCCGTGGGAACTGGGCTTAGCCGAGACGCATCAGACGCTGGTGCTCAACGACCTACGCGGTCGGATCAAGGTCGAGACCGACGGCCAGCTCAAGACGGGACGCGATGTCGTGATCGCGGCCTTGCTGGGTGCGGAAGAGTTCGGATTTTCGACCGCGCCGCTCATCGTCGAAGGTTGCATCATGATGCGGAAGTGCCATTTGAATACGTGTCCGGTGGGCATCGCTACGCAGGATCCGGAGTTGCGGAAGAAGTTCACGGGATCACCCGATCACGTCGTCAACTACTTCTTCTTCGTGGCGGAAGAGATTCGTGGGCTGATGGCCAAGCTCGGCGTCCGGACCTTCAACGAACTCATCGGCCGCGTCGATAAATTGAAGATCCAAAAGGCCGTCGATCACTGGAAAGCGAAGGGCCTGGATCTGGCGCCGTTGCTGGCCAAGCCGGATGTGCCTGACGAGGTCCCGCGGTATTGCGTGCAGAAGCAGGATCACGGCATTGCCACCATTCTCGATGTCAAGTTGATCGAACTGTGCCGACCGGCAATCGAGAAGGGCGAGAACGTCACGCTCGATTTGCCGATCCGCAACGTCAACCGGACGACCGGGACGATGCTCTCCAGCCAGGTTGCCAAGAAATATGGGGCAGCCGGATTGCCGCCCGATACGATTACGATCAGATTCAAGGGTTCCGCCGGACAGTCGTTCGGCGCGTTCCTCTCATCCGGCATCACCCTGCACCTGGAAGGCGAATCCAACGACTATCTCGGCAAAGGGCTTTCGGGCGGCAAGATCATCGTGGTGCCGCCGAAGGGGTGCACGTATGTGCCTGAGGACACGATTCTCATTGGGAACACGTCGCTCTACGGCGCCACCAGCGGGGAATGCTACTTCTACGGAAGGGCGGGCGAGCGCTTCGCGGTGCGCAACAGCGGTGCCAGAGCGGTAATCGAAGGCACCGGCGATCACGGCTGCGAATATATGACCGGCGGGGTCGTGGTCGTGCTCGGGACGACCGGCCGCAATTTTGCGGCGGGGATGTCGGGTGGCGTGGCGTTCGTGTACAACGGAGACGGCAAGTTCGAATCCCGCTGTAACTTGGGCATGGTCGAACTCGAGTCCGTGACGCTGGCCGAGGATAAAACCTTGCTCAAAGGCATGGTCCAGTCTTATCTCACGCACACGGGTAGCCGGAGGGCCAAGAAACTGTTGGACAACTGGAATGCCGAGCTGCCGAAGTTTGCGAAGGTGATGCCGGTGGACTACAAACGCGTCCTGGCTGCGCGAAAGGCCGCCGCCGCCAAAGTTGTCGGTACGGCGAAGAAGTGA
- the ispB gene encoding octaprenyl diphosphate synthase has protein sequence MADVWEAYRPELKGVEEQIQKNLTSPVVLVNTVAGHILSSGGKRIRPLLLILASRLCGYPGTDHWLLGCLVEYIHTATLLHDDVVDDADLRRGRHSARKVWGNQISILVGDYLYSKAMRQIVDFRSHAVNEVLADACWKMAEGEVLQLYYNGNPAMPQSDYLKIVEHKTAGLIAAACRIGAIAAGATEAQELALFRFGQHLGIAFQLADDTLDYAANGDCLGKALGQDLRQGKATLPLLHLLEQCSDADRQMIKDRMETRSLTTHDLTRIQDLMRQYGSIAYAMECARDFIRAAIADLAHFEDCIHKRALTVAAEYMVTRDR, from the coding sequence ATGGCCGACGTCTGGGAGGCCTATCGCCCCGAGCTCAAAGGGGTCGAAGAGCAGATCCAGAAGAACCTGACGTCGCCGGTGGTACTGGTCAATACGGTGGCAGGACATATCCTGAGCAGCGGGGGGAAACGCATTCGTCCCTTGTTGCTGATTCTGGCATCCCGCCTCTGCGGCTACCCCGGCACCGATCACTGGCTGCTGGGCTGTCTCGTTGAATACATCCATACCGCGACCTTGCTCCATGACGACGTCGTCGATGACGCCGACCTTCGCCGCGGCCGTCATAGCGCCCGCAAGGTGTGGGGCAATCAAATCAGTATCCTGGTCGGTGATTATCTCTACTCGAAGGCCATGCGGCAGATCGTGGATTTCCGAAGCCACGCGGTCAACGAGGTGCTCGCCGACGCCTGCTGGAAAATGGCCGAAGGAGAAGTGCTGCAGCTCTACTATAACGGCAACCCGGCCATGCCCCAGTCGGACTATTTGAAGATTGTCGAACATAAAACGGCAGGTCTGATCGCGGCAGCCTGCCGAATCGGCGCGATCGCGGCAGGGGCGACCGAAGCCCAGGAATTGGCCTTGTTCCGATTCGGGCAACACTTGGGCATCGCGTTTCAACTGGCCGACGATACACTCGACTATGCCGCCAATGGAGATTGCCTCGGCAAGGCACTGGGGCAGGATCTTCGACAGGGCAAGGCGACGCTCCCCCTTCTGCACCTGCTGGAACAGTGCTCCGACGCGGACCGGCAGATGATCAAGGATCGGATGGAAACACGGTCGCTGACCACCCACGACCTGACTCGTATCCAGGACTTGATGCGCCAGTACGGATCGATCGCCTACGCGATGGAATGTGCACGGGATTTCATTCGAGCCGCCATTGCCGACCTCGCCCACTTCGAAGACTGCATCCACAAGCGCGCGCTCACGGTTGCCGCGGAATACATGGTGACGCGAGACCGCTGA